A region from the Mucilaginibacter sp. CSA2-8R genome encodes:
- a CDS encoding PIG-L deacetylase family protein yields MLQNNWIQQAQPLTHAELKAFGPTLVIAPHADDESLGCGGTIALLRQVGIPVFILLVSDGSMSHPNSKKYPAQKLTQLRDNELLAAAAILDVPASYVHFMHLKDSQVPHQADTGFEEASAAMSNIISGISPQTVLVPWRRDPHPDHRATWQLVKKAMSVSALKCRVLEYLVWLWERADAQDLPLTGEMKTFKVDIASVLEKKHQAIAAHLSQTTLLIDDDPQGFTLSQYMLSHFDHPAEYFLEQLPAS; encoded by the coding sequence ATGCTGCAAAATAATTGGATACAGCAGGCACAACCTTTAACCCATGCCGAGTTAAAGGCTTTTGGCCCTACCCTGGTAATTGCACCGCATGCAGATGATGAATCTTTAGGTTGCGGCGGTACTATTGCTTTGTTGCGGCAAGTAGGCATACCGGTTTTTATTTTATTGGTGAGCGATGGCTCTATGTCGCATCCCAACTCAAAAAAATATCCGGCCCAAAAACTAACGCAGCTTCGGGATAATGAATTACTGGCCGCTGCAGCGATCTTGGATGTACCGGCAAGTTATGTGCACTTTATGCATTTAAAAGACAGCCAGGTGCCGCACCAAGCTGATACCGGCTTTGAAGAAGCCTCTGCAGCTATGTCTAACATCATCTCTGGCATCAGCCCGCAAACTGTTTTAGTGCCGTGGCGGCGAGATCCGCATCCCGATCATCGGGCTACCTGGCAACTGGTTAAAAAAGCCATGAGCGTTTCAGCTTTAAAATGCCGCGTACTCGAATATCTGGTATGGCTATGGGAACGGGCCGATGCACAAGACTTACCCCTTACCGGAGAGATGAAAACTTTTAAAGTTGATATTGCTTCGGTTTTAGAAAAAAAACACCAAGCCATCGCCGCACATTTATCGCAAACCACATTATTGATTGATGACGATCCGCAGGGCTTTACTTTATCCCAGTATATGCTGTCCCACTTTGATCATCCGGCCGAATATTT